Proteins encoded together in one Desulfosporosinus meridiei DSM 13257 window:
- a CDS encoding calcium-transporting P-type ATPase, PMR1-type, whose amino-acid sequence MRQQAWHVLPWLDVAKALDVHPAKGLNLKEVRRRLQEVGKNVLAVKKGTHPVFLFLGQFKDFMVLVLLAATVVSGLLGEIADAITILAILIINAILGFVQEFRAERSMESLRSLTAPEARVLREGMEQRIPATDVVPGDIVLVDTGDRIPADVRWIQAVNMQVEESALTGESHPVTKSISPLHDEFTPMADRQNMGYMGTALVNGRGAGVVVATGMDTEMGVIAGMIQSVEDEETPLQKRLAELGKWLVLISFLVCVAVVVTGILRGEDFYKMFFTGVSLAVAAIPEGLPAIVTVALAVGVQRMVKRQAIIRKLPAVETLGCATVICSDKTGTLTQNEMTVRQIYSDGRRISVSGEGYDPKGEFQGADPEKERDPLNTALKIAALCNNATLTKKGVQVAGLFRSKGKDAPWGIEGDPTEGAILVAAAKAGIWREVLERKQKRIGELPFDSDRKRMSVVYETKQGRKAYVKGAPDMVLRLCQQELTRQGIVELSNERKRSIMRANDEMARHALRVLAVAEKPLADAEPLDEGVEQGLTFVGLLGMIDPPRVSAVKAIRVCRQAGIKPVMITGDHRLTAEAVAHELGILRGENGGVVSGAELERTSDQELSERIMDISVFARVTPKDKLRIVRAYKKRGQVVAMTGDGVNDAPAVKEADIGVAMGKTGTDVTKEASSMVLGDDNFATIVAAVEEGRGIYDNIRKFIRYLLSCNLGEVLTMFLATLVGLPLPLLPIQILWVNLVTDGLPAMALGVDGSEPGIMNRPPRKPGESIFARGLASKIAVRGTFIGLGTLFVFVVALFMGVNMLGARTMAFTTLVFSQLFHVFDCRSEERGIFEVGVFTNLYLVGAVCISTIMQLSVIYVAPLQVIFKTTPLVSWQWILILCVAGGPSVLIGFARLLKNSWQGKTVIAKG is encoded by the coding sequence ATGCGGCAACAGGCATGGCATGTATTGCCTTGGCTGGACGTGGCTAAGGCGTTGGATGTACATCCAGCTAAAGGGTTAAATTTGAAAGAGGTTCGGCGTCGGTTACAAGAGGTCGGGAAAAACGTTCTGGCTGTAAAAAAAGGGACTCATCCTGTGTTTTTATTCCTTGGGCAGTTTAAAGACTTTATGGTGTTGGTTTTACTTGCGGCCACAGTAGTCTCCGGACTTTTGGGCGAGATCGCGGATGCAATTACGATCTTGGCAATTCTCATAATTAATGCCATTTTGGGGTTCGTACAAGAGTTTCGCGCCGAACGGTCAATGGAATCACTCCGCTCACTTACTGCTCCCGAGGCCAGGGTACTACGGGAAGGCATGGAACAAAGAATTCCTGCAACGGATGTTGTACCAGGAGATATTGTGCTTGTTGATACGGGGGATCGCATTCCTGCAGATGTGCGCTGGATTCAAGCTGTCAATATGCAAGTGGAGGAGTCTGCCCTGACTGGTGAATCACATCCAGTGACAAAAAGTATTTCCCCCCTTCATGATGAATTCACCCCTATGGCTGACCGTCAAAATATGGGCTATATGGGGACGGCCCTTGTTAATGGCCGCGGAGCGGGGGTTGTTGTTGCTACCGGAATGGACACCGAAATGGGTGTTATTGCTGGAATGATCCAAAGTGTGGAAGACGAAGAAACCCCTTTGCAAAAACGTTTGGCGGAACTTGGAAAATGGTTGGTGCTGATCAGTTTTCTAGTCTGTGTAGCTGTAGTGGTAACGGGGATTTTAAGAGGTGAGGATTTCTATAAGATGTTCTTTACGGGAGTCTCTCTAGCAGTGGCAGCTATACCGGAAGGTTTGCCGGCTATTGTCACAGTGGCCTTAGCTGTGGGAGTACAGCGCATGGTTAAACGACAGGCAATTATTCGCAAACTTCCTGCAGTTGAAACCTTGGGGTGTGCAACAGTAATTTGTTCGGATAAAACAGGGACTTTAACTCAGAACGAAATGACAGTGCGCCAGATCTATTCCGATGGACGACGGATCTCTGTTTCTGGGGAAGGGTATGACCCTAAAGGGGAGTTCCAGGGAGCTGATCCGGAAAAAGAACGGGATCCCCTTAACACTGCTTTAAAAATTGCAGCACTATGCAATAATGCTACCCTCACCAAGAAAGGTGTGCAAGTTGCCGGACTCTTTCGTTCTAAGGGTAAGGATGCTCCCTGGGGGATTGAGGGTGATCCCACAGAAGGTGCCATTTTGGTGGCTGCTGCCAAAGCGGGAATTTGGCGTGAAGTTCTGGAGCGAAAACAAAAGAGAATTGGCGAGCTGCCCTTTGACTCGGATCGAAAGCGTATGAGTGTAGTCTACGAGACTAAACAAGGACGCAAAGCCTATGTCAAAGGAGCACCGGATATGGTATTGCGACTTTGTCAGCAAGAACTAACTCGTCAAGGGATCGTAGAACTCTCCAATGAACGGAAGAGAAGCATCATGAGAGCCAATGATGAGATGGCCAGGCATGCCCTTCGCGTTCTTGCCGTTGCTGAAAAACCGTTGGCGGACGCTGAACCACTTGATGAAGGTGTAGAACAAGGGTTGACATTTGTTGGATTACTGGGAATGATTGATCCGCCCCGTGTCAGTGCCGTTAAAGCCATCAGAGTCTGTCGACAGGCAGGGATAAAGCCAGTCATGATTACAGGGGATCATCGTTTAACTGCTGAAGCTGTTGCACATGAATTAGGAATCTTGCGGGGTGAAAATGGAGGCGTAGTTTCGGGGGCAGAACTTGAGAGAACATCTGATCAAGAATTGAGTGAACGCATAATGGACATCTCAGTGTTTGCTAGAGTGACCCCGAAGGATAAACTTAGAATTGTCCGTGCTTATAAAAAACGAGGTCAAGTCGTTGCCATGACGGGAGATGGAGTCAATGATGCTCCGGCAGTTAAGGAAGCGGATATTGGGGTAGCTATGGGGAAGACGGGGACAGATGTCACCAAGGAAGCTTCCTCTATGGTCTTAGGAGATGATAACTTCGCAACCATTGTTGCTGCTGTGGAAGAGGGTCGTGGTATTTATGATAACATCCGAAAGTTTATTCGTTACTTACTTTCTTGTAACTTAGGAGAAGTCCTGACCATGTTCTTGGCTACACTAGTAGGATTACCCCTACCCTTGCTTCCGATTCAGATTTTGTGGGTAAATCTTGTCACTGACGGTCTGCCTGCTATGGCTTTAGGTGTCGACGGCTCTGAACCAGGCATCATGAATCGACCGCCGAGAAAACCCGGTGAAAGTATTTTTGCCCGAGGCTTGGCTTCGAAAATTGCAGTAAGAGGGACATTTATTGGTTTAGGAACGCTTTTTGTCTTCGTAGTTGCTCTTTTTATGGGCGTTAATATGTTAGGTGCCCGCACAATGGCCTTTACGACTTTGGTATTTTCTCAATTGTTCCATGTCTTTGATTGTCGATCTGAAGAACGAGGAATCTTTGAAGTGGGTGTCTTTACCAATCTCTATCTTGTTGGAGCTGTCTGTATTTCCACGATCATGCAGCTTAGCGTAATTTATGTCGCTCCTTTACAGGTGATCTTTAAAACCACACCTTTAGTCAGTTGGCAATGGATTCTTATTCTGTGTGTAGCCGGCGGACCTTCTGTTTTGATCGGTTTTGCCAG